Proteins encoded together in one Marispirochaeta sp. window:
- a CDS encoding beta-ketoacyl-ACP synthase 3, translated as MKTDIGAEKREYLFGLYMNMFSAREIDRIEESYTRRGEAFFHVSGGGHEAGAALAAYLKPEDWLHCHYRDKAMMLARGMDPDMFFHSLFNKDASHSRGRQMNAHMSDPALNILSLVGPVGNSGLQAAGIARAVKDQSASPIVLCSLGDGMSQQGEVLEAVAHAVRETLPVLFLIQDNGFAISTRTRGKTFYNLPGGPAQEFYGILIRRFNGRNPLTADEVFEETVAEMRKTRKPAILIMEVERLSNHTNADDQRVYRSEEEISQARLTGDPLLKLREFLVSSGMDEGKLEEAEYSRRTELEDAARKSQLGAEPKAVHDAVKPYPAKLLKADETRPAAEGGEAKTMIETLREVLSARMKADERVCLFGEDIEDPKGDVFGVTRGLTDLYPGRVCNSPLAEASIVGIAGGEALAGRRPVAFLQFADFLPIAFNQIISELGSMYWRTDGGWQAPVIVMISCGGYKPGLGPFHAQSMDGIAAHTPGVDVFMPSRADDAAALLNAAFESERPTLFFYPKNLLNSRDFATTRPAAKLLASPGKARLLREGRDISLVGWGNTVVHCMRAAEALAEAGAEAEVIDLRTLLPWDREMVISSAEKTGRLIVVHEDTHTAGMGAEILGTLGEAARRPLQLRRVTRGDTYVPCNFANQLEVLPSFKRVLETAVELLEGSISWRKEDEAGGELYTLEAVGSSPSDEVVTVIEWLVAEGDIISEGQEIAELEADKAMVTLSSPVAGVVSSLDVAEGDSAKVGDGIAKIRLEKGTVRLKPVTREEPGMPVISSLQTGSAVLSDVSREGTAAIAAVRGVLGARLVSNEEISRLCPTWSPEDIVKRTGIKERHWIGEGENALTLTLDAAARLLDDLNIGIEEVDLLICSTVTPVMNTPAMATLVQYELNRKYNADCTCPAYDINAACSGYVYGLQIAHDYLAQKPDHKVLLVTVDVLSDRVDTADPATAPVFGDGATATMIVGGLELSEKGVLEIKRPVLSASGEDGSLLRIPADLKDPVYMEGPEVFRKAVTAMADILKDACKEAGIGHEELDLVIPHQANQRIIDAVRQKLKAKPEKVYSIIDGIGNISSSTIPLCLERILGDEDRREVYYGLTAFGGGFTFAGGVLKRIKE; from the coding sequence ATGAAGACTGATATTGGCGCGGAAAAGCGGGAGTATCTGTTCGGACTCTATATGAATATGTTCTCTGCCCGGGAGATCGACAGGATAGAAGAGAGCTACACCCGCCGGGGTGAGGCCTTTTTTCATGTATCCGGGGGCGGGCACGAGGCCGGGGCTGCTCTGGCGGCCTATCTGAAGCCTGAAGACTGGCTCCATTGCCACTACCGCGATAAAGCAATGATGCTTGCCCGGGGCATGGACCCGGACATGTTTTTTCATTCCCTCTTCAACAAGGATGCATCCCACTCCCGGGGCAGGCAGATGAATGCCCACATGAGCGACCCTGCCCTCAATATACTCAGTCTTGTAGGTCCGGTTGGGAACTCCGGACTCCAGGCGGCGGGAATTGCCCGGGCCGTCAAGGACCAGAGCGCCTCTCCCATAGTGCTCTGTTCCCTGGGGGACGGCATGAGCCAGCAGGGCGAAGTGCTGGAGGCGGTGGCCCACGCGGTGCGGGAGACCCTGCCGGTCCTCTTTCTGATTCAGGATAACGGCTTTGCTATCTCTACCCGCACCAGGGGTAAAACCTTTTACAATCTTCCCGGAGGACCGGCACAGGAGTTTTACGGTATTCTGATCCGCCGCTTTAACGGCCGCAACCCGCTGACCGCCGACGAGGTCTTTGAAGAGACTGTGGCGGAAATGCGGAAAACCAGAAAGCCTGCGATCCTGATTATGGAGGTGGAGCGGCTTTCGAATCATACAAATGCTGATGATCAGCGGGTATACCGCAGCGAAGAGGAAATCTCCCAGGCCCGGCTGACCGGCGATCCCCTGCTCAAACTGCGGGAGTTTCTTGTCTCCTCCGGTATGGACGAAGGGAAACTGGAAGAGGCGGAGTATTCCCGCAGGACTGAACTCGAGGACGCTGCCCGCAAAAGCCAGCTGGGAGCGGAGCCCAAAGCTGTACATGACGCTGTTAAACCCTATCCGGCGAAACTTCTTAAGGCCGACGAAACCCGGCCGGCTGCGGAAGGGGGCGAAGCCAAAACAATGATCGAGACTTTGCGGGAGGTCCTCTCCGCCCGCATGAAGGCGGACGAGCGGGTCTGCCTCTTTGGTGAGGACATCGAAGACCCCAAGGGGGACGTCTTTGGGGTGACCCGCGGCCTTACGGACCTTTATCCCGGCCGGGTGTGCAACTCGCCCCTGGCGGAGGCCTCCATCGTGGGGATTGCCGGTGGAGAGGCCCTGGCCGGACGACGGCCGGTGGCGTTTCTGCAATTTGCCGATTTTCTGCCCATTGCCTTTAACCAGATAATTTCAGAGCTTGGGAGCATGTACTGGCGTACCGACGGCGGATGGCAGGCACCGGTGATCGTGATGATCTCCTGCGGCGGGTATAAGCCGGGACTCGGTCCCTTCCATGCCCAGTCAATGGACGGGATTGCCGCCCATACTCCCGGGGTGGATGTATTCATGCCCTCCCGGGCAGACGATGCTGCCGCCCTGCTGAATGCCGCTTTCGAATCGGAAAGGCCGACCCTCTTCTTCTACCCCAAGAATCTACTCAACAGCAGGGACTTTGCCACCACCAGGCCCGCAGCAAAGCTGCTTGCTTCTCCCGGTAAAGCCCGGTTACTCCGGGAGGGCAGGGACATCAGCCTTGTGGGCTGGGGCAATACGGTGGTCCACTGTATGCGGGCCGCCGAGGCTCTTGCAGAGGCGGGAGCCGAAGCGGAGGTAATAGATCTGCGTACCCTGCTTCCCTGGGACAGGGAGATGGTTATCTCCTCCGCGGAAAAAACCGGACGGTTGATTGTTGTCCACGAGGACACCCACACCGCGGGCATGGGTGCGGAGATCCTCGGTACCCTGGGCGAAGCGGCCCGACGGCCGCTGCAGCTGCGGCGGGTCACCCGGGGGGACACTTACGTACCCTGCAATTTTGCAAATCAGCTTGAGGTCCTCCCCTCCTTCAAGCGGGTCCTGGAGACTGCTGTGGAACTCCTTGAGGGCAGTATCAGCTGGCGCAAGGAAGATGAGGCTGGAGGAGAGCTCTATACCCTGGAAGCCGTGGGATCGAGCCCCTCCGATGAGGTGGTTACCGTGATCGAATGGCTGGTAGCCGAGGGGGACATTATTAGCGAAGGCCAGGAGATCGCTGAACTCGAGGCAGACAAGGCCATGGTGACCCTGTCGAGTCCTGTGGCGGGGGTCGTCAGCTCCCTGGATGTGGCGGAGGGAGATTCTGCCAAGGTGGGCGACGGGATTGCTAAAATCCGGTTGGAGAAAGGCACCGTACGACTAAAGCCGGTTACCCGTGAAGAACCGGGAATGCCGGTTATCAGTTCACTGCAGACCGGGTCGGCCGTGCTTTCTGATGTGTCCCGGGAAGGGACGGCAGCGATCGCCGCTGTCCGTGGTGTCCTGGGTGCCCGGCTTGTCAGCAACGAAGAGATCTCCCGTCTCTGTCCGACCTGGAGCCCTGAGGACATTGTAAAGCGGACCGGGATCAAGGAACGCCACTGGATCGGAGAAGGGGAGAATGCCCTTACCCTGACGCTTGATGCGGCGGCCAGGCTTCTGGATGACCTGAACATCGGAATCGAGGAGGTGGACCTTCTGATCTGCTCCACAGTGACCCCGGTTATGAATACTCCCGCAATGGCCACCCTGGTACAGTACGAATTAAACCGCAAATACAACGCTGACTGCACCTGCCCGGCATACGATATAAATGCCGCCTGTTCCGGCTACGTCTACGGACTGCAGATAGCCCACGACTACCTGGCCCAGAAGCCGGACCACAAGGTGCTGCTGGTAACCGTGGATGTGCTGTCTGACCGCGTGGACACAGCTGACCCCGCTACCGCTCCGGTTTTCGGAGACGGCGCCACCGCCACCATGATAGTCGGCGGACTGGAGTTGTCGGAAAAAGGTGTTCTGGAGATAAAACGGCCGGTACTCTCCGCCAGCGGCGAAGACGGATCTCTGCTGCGAATTCCTGCGGATCTGAAAGACCCGGTATATATGGAAGGACCCGAGGTCTTTCGCAAGGCAGTCACTGCCATGGCGGACATTCTAAAAGACGCCTGCAAGGAGGCGGGGATCGGACACGAAGAGCTTGACCTGGTCATTCCCCATCAGGCAAACCAGCGAATAATCGATGCCGTCCGTCAGAAGCTCAAGGCAAAGCCGGAGAAGGTGTACAGCATAATCGACGGAATCGGAAATATCTCTTCATCGACTATTCCCCTGTGTCTTGAAAGGATCCTTGGCGACGAGGACCGCCGGGAGGTCTATTACGGCCTGACCGCCTTTGGCGGCGGATTCACATTTGCCGGGGGTGTCCTTAAAAGGATTAAGGAATAG
- a CDS encoding MFS transporter, which produces MITDFLTQNEREKGARLLLLHALFNGLGYGFLAETIIYLLALQFNPTNTQLGFISSAIHIAGLVLLFIPRLTNGMNLRKLFFSAWMFRGAVSTFYVLLIFTRGQTAVVLILGIYSLFCISRIVGASMAEPVQQMVASTETRGRFIAQMFISNQSARLVSQLISYIMTSIAIMSELNSLLVLIGLGVITNTISALFLREIPYREKSRYQKGSNLYRVLLRTVKNREQRLVIFIRCFSLSAAVLIGFTTPFLRVVAGYAQNMVFLYSLVGTAGMIVSGLFLRPIVDNVGSKPLLMASFTGQAAIFIIWASLKDAPLGLFLGLGFFTTFLQASVFQLVARLVYNVIPEEDKISFMSLLNFITAVFSFLAGIAGGLLIDLAAVISLPFGSDYSLTFTAGSIYCAIAFLLVVALRDQGSLGMRQAANIIFSPRNFKTFLDIYTFNLTANPIKRQNILTALNYSPTPQAEQELRQILNNPIAPEKDQILISLYTTPRPRLLGLIIREAENPESAQRSSAIFALGAYPVEKSRNALFRLYQSEDPRISCAAAKSLARIGNPANPAELETRLSAVDLPTRAMQDLMVALSVAGEQERYLRSLFQLCPAFRGEYHQQSILALAAALEAYTPRLDLIYSRENGRSGGGLWLIIEEARPFQPFFDAFRTIPELYREAKYNELREWCNRIVIDYGLDGHPLTHSMRADSDSPTASVTLGHLYYTFQLMNLLRQPKA; this is translated from the coding sequence ATGATCACCGATTTTCTGACCCAGAACGAACGCGAAAAAGGGGCCCGGTTGCTTCTCTTGCATGCACTGTTTAATGGTCTCGGGTACGGCTTTCTGGCGGAGACAATCATCTATCTGCTGGCCCTGCAGTTCAACCCCACCAACACCCAGTTGGGCTTTATCTCTTCGGCGATACACATCGCCGGGCTGGTACTGCTTTTTATTCCCCGTCTGACCAACGGCATGAACCTGCGGAAGCTCTTCTTTTCCGCCTGGATGTTCCGGGGAGCGGTCAGCACTTTTTATGTACTGCTTATCTTCACCCGGGGCCAGACCGCGGTGGTCCTGATCCTGGGAATCTACTCCCTCTTCTGCATCTCCCGCATTGTCGGTGCTTCAATGGCCGAACCGGTACAGCAGATGGTGGCCTCCACCGAGACTCGTGGACGTTTCATCGCCCAGATGTTCATCAGCAACCAGTCCGCCCGGCTTGTAAGTCAGCTTATCAGCTACATCATGACCTCTATCGCCATCATGAGCGAGCTGAACAGCCTGCTGGTCCTGATCGGGCTGGGAGTTATAACCAATACGATCTCCGCCTTGTTCCTGCGAGAAATCCCTTACCGTGAAAAAAGCCGCTACCAGAAAGGGAGCAACCTCTACCGGGTTCTCCTGCGGACCGTAAAAAACAGGGAGCAGCGCCTGGTTATCTTTATTCGCTGCTTCAGCCTCTCCGCGGCAGTGTTAATAGGCTTTACTACGCCCTTTCTCCGGGTTGTCGCCGGCTATGCCCAGAACATGGTGTTTCTCTATTCCCTGGTGGGCACCGCGGGCATGATTGTAAGCGGTCTTTTCTTGCGCCCCATTGTAGACAACGTTGGTTCCAAACCCCTGCTGATGGCATCCTTCACCGGACAGGCGGCAATCTTTATTATCTGGGCAAGCCTTAAAGATGCGCCCCTGGGACTTTTCCTTGGTCTCGGGTTCTTTACCACCTTTCTGCAGGCATCGGTTTTTCAGCTGGTCGCCCGGCTGGTCTACAATGTTATCCCCGAGGAAGACAAGATCAGCTTCATGTCCCTGCTGAACTTTATTACCGCGGTCTTCTCATTCTTAGCCGGTATCGCCGGGGGCCTTCTGATCGACCTTGCGGCGGTGATCAGCCTCCCCTTCGGTTCCGACTACAGTCTGACCTTTACCGCGGGGTCCATTTACTGCGCTATTGCCTTTCTTCTTGTAGTGGCCCTCAGGGACCAGGGAAGCCTGGGTATGCGGCAAGCCGCGAATATCATCTTCTCTCCCCGGAACTTCAAGACCTTCCTCGATATCTATACCTTCAACCTGACGGCTAATCCGATAAAGCGGCAGAACATTCTTACAGCCCTGAACTATTCCCCCACCCCACAGGCAGAGCAGGAACTGCGACAGATTCTGAACAATCCGATAGCACCGGAAAAAGACCAGATACTGATCTCCCTCTACACAACCCCCCGGCCGCGGCTCCTGGGACTTATAATCCGTGAGGCGGAAAATCCGGAATCCGCCCAGCGCTCCAGCGCGATATTTGCCCTGGGGGCTTACCCGGTCGAAAAGAGCAGGAACGCCCTCTTCAGGCTGTACCAGTCCGAAGATCCCCGTATATCCTGTGCGGCGGCCAAGTCTCTGGCCCGCATCGGGAACCCTGCTAATCCAGCCGAACTTGAAACCCGTCTTAGCGCGGTTGACCTTCCAACCCGGGCAATGCAGGACCTGATGGTAGCCCTTTCGGTAGCGGGGGAACAGGAGCGCTACCTTCGCTCCCTCTTTCAGCTGTGTCCCGCCTTCCGGGGGGAATATCACCAGCAGAGTATCCTTGCCCTGGCGGCTGCCCTGGAAGCTTATACTCCCCGGCTGGACCTGATCTACTCCCGGGAGAACGGCAGAAGCGGAGGCGGTCTTTGGCTCATTATCGAGGAAGCCCGTCCCTTTCAACCGTTTTTCGATGCCTTCAGAACGATTCCGGAACTCTACCGGGAGGCCAAATACAATGAGCTCCGGGAATGGTGCAACAGAATCGTTATCGATTACGGCCTCGACGGTCATCCGCTGACTCATTCCATGAGGGCCGACAGCGACAGTCCGACAGCTTCTGTTACCCTGGGGCATCTGTATTACACCTTTCAACTCATGAACCTTCTGCGCCAGCCGAAGGCCTAG
- a CDS encoding DUF4440 domain-containing protein: protein MKDINGIRKEKLIEREELLLNGDIRKDREQINQIVEDNCIEINERGRNTYSSRAGLEKLDGVFFISDTASELIMLSDDTALLIYEAVKTKDNSRTKATCSSIWKMINGVWKVIFHQRTNLKE, encoded by the coding sequence ATGAAGGATATAAACGGGATACGCAAGGAAAAACTGATTGAACGGGAAGAACTTTTATTAAATGGCGATATTCGAAAAGATCGGGAACAGATCAATCAAATAGTGGAAGATAATTGTATCGAAATCAATGAACGCGGCAGGAACACGTATTCAAGCAGGGCCGGACTGGAAAAACTGGATGGGGTGTTTTTTATCTCAGACACAGCGTCTGAACTGATCATGTTGTCAGATGATACGGCTTTATTGATTTACGAGGCTGTAAAAACAAAGGATAACAGCAGAACAAAGGCTACCTGCAGTTCAATATGGAAAATGATAAATGGAGTATGGAAAGTAATTTTTCATCAGAGGACGAACCTGAAAGAGTAA
- a CDS encoding type II toxin-antitoxin system VapC family toxin produces the protein MGNLYRSGRYHRDFVLPSRESDPVRSPILDFTPAEAKVFAELQADLIRNGRTRPVIDLCIAATALRHGGVLATLNSRDFADISDLMVEDRGSDNQLDSIPVYRFPYSFRFVL, from the coding sequence GTGGGAAACCTATACCGCTCAGGAAGATACCACAGGGACTTTGTCCTGCCGTCCCGCGAGTCAGATCCTGTCCGTAGCCCCATTCTGGATTTTACTCCGGCGGAAGCTAAAGTTTTTGCCGAACTTCAGGCTGATTTAATAAGAAACGGGCGGACGCGACCGGTAATTGACCTGTGCATCGCAGCAACAGCCCTGCGCCACGGCGGTGTCCTGGCTACCCTGAACAGCAGGGATTTTGCCGATATTTCTGATCTGATGGTGGAGGATCGGGGGAGTGATAATCAGTTGGATAGTATCCCTGTATACAGATTCCCTTACTCTTTCAGGTTCGTCCTCTGA
- a CDS encoding tetratricopeptide repeat protein codes for MSALRRIFPILLISLSGAIFFFSCATAPAGPEPAPGEEPGISLEEETYRGVSYYAATGDPSAAISAFERAKREAPDDPETRVLYSSLLLAVGQFDEAKAELDAVLAEDPQNINALYNLSLVQGAAGDREARESTLEDILSIDSGEPRANASLGELYLERKEYRKAKDSFQRSIESEPKNFVARLGYGNALRRTEAYKESLEQFNEAARIDPDYSFVYSDRARSKLRLSNPKGAEEDLSKAIEALPDHYWHYIDRGKVRLIDLASPSLALEDFNRAVEINPGLFYAYVYRGGILIDLGHYSEALNDLEFVISKRPDYFPVYPDLAMLYVLEKRYAEARNLYGKSIEQDRDNPGFKLMVGALHFLEGDADEGTKYFMGIVNSFPRDSGAYHVARTFVEPGYEGTALRKIKEEKQPLLKSQMFFYLGLYYMTHDMSALGETLLMETADANILSLRETRLAREFLKRRGVIQ; via the coding sequence ATGTCAGCTCTGCGCCGCATATTTCCAATTCTCCTGATTTCCCTTTCTGGTGCTATCTTCTTCTTTAGCTGTGCTACAGCTCCCGCAGGTCCTGAACCCGCGCCTGGGGAAGAACCGGGGATCAGCCTGGAAGAGGAGACCTACCGGGGAGTCAGCTACTACGCCGCCACCGGTGATCCTTCTGCCGCTATCTCCGCCTTCGAGCGGGCCAAGCGGGAGGCCCCGGATGATCCGGAAACCCGGGTCCTCTACTCCTCCCTGCTTCTGGCGGTGGGGCAGTTTGACGAGGCAAAAGCGGAACTTGACGCGGTCCTTGCGGAGGACCCACAGAACATCAACGCCCTCTATAATCTCTCTCTTGTGCAGGGGGCTGCCGGGGACCGGGAGGCCAGGGAGTCCACCCTGGAGGATATCCTGAGCATTGACTCAGGTGAACCCCGGGCGAATGCCTCCTTGGGAGAGCTCTACCTGGAGCGCAAGGAGTACCGCAAGGCGAAGGATTCCTTTCAGCGCAGCATAGAATCGGAGCCGAAGAATTTTGTGGCCCGTCTGGGCTACGGGAATGCCCTGCGCAGGACAGAGGCATATAAAGAGTCTCTCGAGCAGTTTAACGAGGCCGCACGGATCGACCCGGATTACTCCTTTGTCTACTCTGACCGGGCCCGCAGCAAGCTCAGGCTGAGCAATCCCAAGGGCGCGGAGGAAGACCTGAGCAAAGCGATTGAAGCGCTTCCCGACCATTACTGGCACTATATTGACAGGGGCAAGGTGCGGCTTATCGATCTTGCCAGCCCCTCTTTGGCTTTGGAGGATTTTAACCGCGCAGTAGAGATCAATCCCGGCCTGTTTTACGCTTATGTGTACCGGGGCGGCATTCTGATCGATCTGGGACACTATAGTGAGGCCCTGAATGATCTGGAGTTCGTAATCTCTAAAAGGCCGGATTATTTTCCTGTGTATCCCGATCTGGCCATGCTGTATGTTCTGGAAAAACGCTATGCGGAGGCCAGAAATTTGTACGGCAAAAGCATCGAGCAGGACAGGGATAATCCGGGATTCAAGCTTATGGTTGGGGCTCTTCATTTTCTTGAAGGTGATGCCGATGAAGGAACGAAGTATTTTATGGGCATCGTAAATTCATTTCCCAGAGATTCGGGGGCCTACCATGTAGCCAGGACCTTTGTGGAGCCCGGCTACGAGGGGACTGCCTTGCGCAAGATTAAGGAAGAGAAGCAGCCCCTGTTAAAGAGTCAGATGTTTTTCTATCTTGGATTGTATTATATGACCCACGATATGTCCGCCCTCGGGGAGACCCTGTTAATGGAAACTGCGGACGCAAATATTCTCTCCCTACGGGAGACACGGCTGGCCAGGGAGTTCCTGAAGCGCCGGGGAGTTATTCAGTGA
- a CDS encoding TraB/GumN family protein produces MNDINVSDTVTRVRLRNKEVILIGTAHVSSESADEVERVIREEQPDHVCVEIDEGRFAAMKKKQSWESMNIGQVMKQGKAFLLLVNLVLTSFQRRMGMDLGIAPGEEMKRAVSVCEDEGVAFSFADREIQTTLRRAWAKSGFWGKNKLIAALLSSAFTNEKLSEEEIERLKEKSALEDMMQELSAYLPSVKQVLIDERDRYLATRIFQAPGERNVAVIGAGHGPGIIRILHELDEDSGNTDLSDISSVPPRSRFSRLLPWLVPVVMLVIVGLGFRSAGWQNALSMLWIWVLVNGSLSALGAIIALAHPLTVILSFLAAPITSLNPTIGVGIVAGLIEGYLRKPRVKDFESLHDDILSIRGFYRNRFTHALLVFFLSSVGSAIGTFIGIPYLTSLIGG; encoded by the coding sequence GTGAATGATATCAATGTAAGCGATACGGTAACCAGGGTCAGGTTACGAAATAAAGAGGTCATTCTGATCGGAACGGCCCATGTATCGTCCGAGAGTGCCGACGAAGTGGAGCGGGTTATCCGGGAGGAGCAGCCTGATCATGTCTGTGTAGAGATCGACGAAGGCCGTTTTGCGGCCATGAAAAAGAAACAGAGCTGGGAGAGTATGAACATCGGCCAGGTTATGAAGCAGGGCAAGGCTTTCCTGCTTCTGGTTAACCTGGTGCTTACTTCCTTTCAGCGCCGCATGGGAATGGACCTCGGGATCGCTCCGGGTGAGGAGATGAAACGGGCGGTCTCCGTCTGCGAGGATGAGGGGGTAGCCTTTTCCTTTGCCGACCGGGAGATTCAGACAACCCTGCGGCGGGCCTGGGCTAAATCCGGCTTTTGGGGCAAGAACAAATTGATTGCGGCCCTCCTGAGCTCTGCCTTTACCAACGAGAAACTCTCGGAAGAGGAGATTGAGCGCCTCAAGGAAAAGAGCGCTTTAGAAGACATGATGCAGGAGCTCTCTGCTTATCTGCCCTCGGTGAAGCAGGTGCTTATCGACGAACGGGACCGCTACCTTGCAACCAGGATTTTTCAGGCACCGGGGGAACGCAATGTTGCGGTTATCGGCGCCGGTCACGGTCCGGGCATTATCCGCATTCTTCATGAGCTTGATGAAGACAGCGGGAATACCGATTTATCCGATATCAGCAGTGTTCCTCCCCGCAGCAGATTCTCCCGCCTGCTGCCCTGGCTGGTACCGGTGGTAATGCTTGTAATTGTGGGGCTCGGCTTCCGCAGCGCCGGATGGCAGAATGCCCTTTCCATGCTGTGGATCTGGGTGCTGGTCAACGGCAGTCTTTCTGCCCTGGGGGCAATCATCGCCCTGGCCCATCCCCTGACGGTGATTTTGTCTTTTCTGGCGGCCCCCATAACCTCCCTGAATCCAACCATCGGTGTAGGCATCGTTGCAGGGCTCATCGAAGGTTACTTGCGCAAGCCCCGGGTAAAGGACTTTGAGTCCCTTCACGACGATATTCTGAGCATCCGCGGGTTCTATCGTAACCGTTTTACCCACGCTCTGCTGGTCTTTTTTCTCTCCTCCGTGGGAAGCGCCATCGGTACCTTCATCGGGATTCCCTATTTGACATCCCTTATCGGGGGGTAA
- a CDS encoding HAMP domain-containing sensor histidine kinase, which produces MNYAAPSERLDRGQIEVQREKLKEGFPFKTFFYRLDFLVLVLNRQRQIVESYPEDAARFHDDLIEDIGLRPGEVLGCVHARNCAEGCGWSAACRYCGVALAIGEAQEEGIPVKLRCLLRRKGSVSEEGVEYQVTAVPISWNGDKYILLFLEDRSDEKRRMVMERLFFHDVLNTAAGLRMHLELLVRKDLPEEVKADVHKLLEISSSLNGEIEDQKTLSGAENGTLHVRKDFVHSLELLSGIAHQYAGFAEEQGAALEVRSFAEVFSLITDAGLLRRVIGNMVKNALEASGPGETVFVSCHNQSEKKIFSVWNPGLMDDEARIRVFTRSYSTKGENRGLGTYSMKLLGEGYLKGSVGFTSSEKDGTEFYIVFDDPSVPSL; this is translated from the coding sequence ATGAATTACGCTGCTCCTTCAGAACGTCTTGATCGTGGACAGATTGAAGTACAGCGGGAAAAACTGAAAGAGGGATTTCCCTTTAAGACGTTTTTTTACCGCCTCGATTTTCTGGTTCTGGTTCTGAACCGGCAGCGGCAGATCGTCGAGAGTTATCCCGAGGATGCAGCCCGCTTTCATGATGATTTGATCGAAGATATCGGTCTGCGTCCCGGCGAGGTTCTCGGCTGCGTTCATGCCCGAAACTGCGCCGAAGGCTGCGGCTGGTCGGCAGCCTGCCGGTACTGCGGGGTTGCCCTTGCCATCGGTGAAGCCCAGGAAGAAGGGATTCCTGTGAAGCTGCGCTGCCTTCTGCGGCGGAAAGGATCCGTCTCAGAAGAGGGTGTTGAGTATCAGGTAACTGCGGTCCCGATCTCCTGGAACGGGGATAAGTATATCCTGCTGTTTCTGGAGGATCGCAGCGACGAAAAACGCCGGATGGTAATGGAGCGGCTCTTTTTTCATGATGTTCTCAATACTGCTGCGGGCCTCAGGATGCATCTGGAGCTCCTGGTTCGCAAGGATCTTCCTGAGGAAGTAAAGGCGGATGTGCATAAACTGCTAGAGATAAGCAGCAGCCTTAACGGCGAAATTGAGGACCAGAAGACCCTGTCAGGAGCGGAGAACGGGACCCTGCATGTGCGCAAGGACTTTGTTCACTCTTTAGAGCTTCTTTCCGGGATTGCTCACCAGTATGCAGGTTTCGCCGAAGAACAGGGAGCGGCCCTGGAAGTCCGTTCCTTCGCGGAGGTCTTCTCCCTGATTACCGACGCGGGGCTCCTCAGACGGGTTATCGGCAACATGGTCAAGAATGCCCTGGAGGCTTCCGGCCCGGGAGAGACGGTGTTTGTTTCCTGCCATAATCAATCGGAGAAAAAGATATTCAGTGTCTGGAATCCGGGGCTTATGGACGACGAGGCGCGAATCAGGGTCTTTACCCGTTCCTACTCCACCAAGGGAGAGAACCGAGGGCTTGGAACATACAGCATGAAGCTTTTAGGTGAAGGATATTTAAAGGGCTCCGTAGGTTTTACCAGCAGCGAGAAGGACGGCACGGAGTTTTATATTGTATTTGACGATCCTTCTGTCCCGTCCCTTTGA